In Kushneria marisflavi, the following are encoded in one genomic region:
- a CDS encoding MBL fold metallo-hydrolase, with translation MKTFALSPGDQDRARPDVAGFFDPRTFSIQYVVSDPATRRCVIIDPVLDFDEKAGATATLQADALLEYIERERLEVDWILDTHPHADHFSAARYLHEKTGAPTAIGRPVTQVQALWKEIYHWPELKDDGSQWDRLFDDGETFRVGRLEARVMHSPGHTLASITYVIGDAAFVHDTLFQPDFGTARADFPGGSAHQLWHSIQAILALPDETRLFTGHDYMPDDREPQWESTVREQRDTNKHRLNESSEAEFVALREQRDRELPMPKLILHALQVNILGGRLPEPESNGRRYLKMPLNALEGAMWE, from the coding sequence ATGAAGACCTTTGCCCTCTCCCCGGGAGATCAGGACCGTGCCCGGCCCGATGTTGCCGGCTTTTTCGATCCGCGCACCTTCAGCATTCAGTACGTGGTGTCAGACCCCGCCACACGCCGCTGCGTGATCATTGATCCGGTGCTCGATTTTGATGAGAAGGCCGGGGCGACCGCCACACTGCAGGCCGATGCGCTGCTTGAATATATCGAGCGGGAAAGGCTCGAGGTTGACTGGATTCTGGACACGCATCCGCATGCCGATCATTTCTCCGCGGCGCGCTATCTGCATGAAAAAACCGGCGCGCCGACTGCCATTGGCCGGCCGGTGACGCAGGTTCAGGCGCTGTGGAAGGAGATCTACCACTGGCCGGAACTAAAGGATGACGGCAGCCAGTGGGATCGTTTGTTTGACGACGGGGAGACGTTCAGGGTGGGCAGGCTCGAAGCCCGCGTGATGCACTCGCCAGGGCATACGCTGGCCTCGATCACCTATGTGATCGGTGATGCCGCCTTCGTCCACGACACGCTCTTTCAGCCGGACTTCGGCACCGCCAGGGCCGACTTTCCCGGCGGCAGTGCCCATCAGCTGTGGCACTCGATCCAGGCCATTCTGGCCCTGCCGGACGAGACGCGGCTGTTTACCGGCCATGACTACATGCCGGACGATCGCGAGCCGCAGTGGGAAAGTACGGTGCGTGAGCAGCGCGACACCAACAAGCATCGCCTGAATGAAAGCAGCGAGGCCGAGTTCGTGGCGCTGCGTGAGCAGCGTGATCGCGAACTGCCGATGCCAAAGCTGATTCTGCATGCGCTGCAGGTCAACATCCTCGGTGGGCGCCTGCCTGAGCCTGAAAGCAACGGCCGGCGCTATTTGAAGATGCCACTGAATGCGCTTGAGGGCGCGATGTGGGAGTGA
- the acuR gene encoding acrylate utilization transcriptional regulator AcuR translates to MQTPTPSGKRRGRPPKVPRHHPDTREALIHCGVEVLTEQGFVSTGIDGVLKRVGVPKGSFYHYFDSKEAFGHAVLACYADYFARRLDRCLLDAGLSPLERLRHFTQNAQEGMARHDYRRGCLVGNLGQEVTLLPAGFDERLEAILQDWQRRVADCLRLAQTQGELAGDADCDALAAFFWIGWEGAVQRARLVRGPAPLVLFRQEFFARLPR, encoded by the coding sequence ATGCAGACACCCACACCTTCGGGCAAGCGCCGCGGCCGCCCACCCAAAGTGCCCCGCCATCATCCCGACACCCGGGAGGCCCTGATTCACTGTGGCGTTGAAGTGCTCACCGAGCAGGGGTTCGTCTCGACCGGCATTGACGGCGTGTTGAAACGGGTCGGCGTTCCAAAGGGCTCGTTTTATCACTACTTCGACAGCAAGGAGGCCTTCGGGCACGCCGTGCTGGCCTGCTATGCCGACTATTTTGCCCGCAGGCTCGACCGCTGCCTGCTCGATGCCGGTCTATCGCCGCTGGAGAGGCTTCGACATTTCACGCAAAACGCTCAGGAAGGCATGGCACGTCATGACTATCGGCGAGGCTGTCTGGTGGGCAACCTGGGGCAGGAAGTCACGCTTCTTCCTGCAGGGTTCGACGAGCGACTGGAAGCCATCCTGCAGGACTGGCAACGACGGGTCGCCGACTGCCTGCGGCTGGCTCAAACGCAGGGCGAACTGGCCGGTGACGCCGACTGTGACGCACTGGCCGCCTTTTTCTGGATCGGCTGGGAGGGGGCCGTACAGCGCGCCCGACTGGTCCGCGGACCGGCGCCTCTGGTGCTTTTCCGTCAGGAATTCTTCGCACGATTGCCACGCTGA
- the acuI gene encoding acrylyl-CoA reductase (NADPH), with amino-acid sequence MFNAILVEQTDQQGRAVVTQLETASLPPGNVLVRVEWSTLNYKDALAITGKGAVVRRFPMVPGIDLAGVVEHSEHPEWTAGDRVLLNGWGIGEEHWGGLAQYARVDGDWLTRLPPSLNSHQAMAIGTAGYTAMLSVLALERHGLTPDRGEVLVTGANGGVGSYAIALLAARGYHVVAATGRSQESAFLERLGAADIIDRGELSKPGKPLARARWFAAIDSVGSHTLANLCAMTRPDGLIAACGLAQGMDFPATVAPFILRGISLLGINSVTRPAEERQHAWARLAEDIDPALLGEISRDIRLSDALDASEQLLEGAIRGRLVVDVNG; translated from the coding sequence ATGTTCAACGCCATTTTAGTGGAGCAGACCGACCAGCAAGGTCGCGCGGTCGTCACACAGCTGGAGACGGCATCGCTCCCGCCGGGCAACGTCCTGGTTCGCGTCGAATGGAGCACGCTCAATTACAAGGACGCGCTGGCGATTACCGGCAAGGGGGCGGTCGTGCGCCGATTTCCCATGGTGCCGGGCATCGATCTTGCCGGTGTCGTCGAGCACAGCGAGCATCCCGAATGGACAGCGGGCGATCGCGTGCTGCTCAACGGCTGGGGCATCGGCGAGGAGCACTGGGGCGGCCTTGCGCAATACGCGCGCGTCGACGGTGACTGGCTTACCCGGCTACCACCCTCGCTGAACAGCCACCAGGCGATGGCCATCGGCACTGCTGGCTATACCGCCATGCTGAGCGTGCTGGCGCTGGAGCGTCACGGCCTGACACCGGATCGTGGTGAGGTTCTGGTGACTGGCGCCAACGGGGGCGTCGGCAGCTACGCCATTGCCCTGCTGGCGGCACGCGGCTACCACGTCGTCGCAGCGACCGGACGTTCTCAGGAGTCGGCCTTTCTCGAGCGACTGGGTGCCGCTGACATCATCGATCGCGGCGAACTATCAAAGCCTGGCAAGCCGCTGGCCAGAGCGCGCTGGTTTGCCGCCATCGACTCAGTCGGCAGCCATACTCTGGCCAATCTCTGCGCCATGACACGCCCCGACGGCCTGATCGCCGCCTGTGGTCTGGCTCAGGGCATGGATTTTCCCGCGACCGTGGCCCCCTTCATTCTGCGCGGCATCAGCCTGCTTGGCATCAACAGCGTCACTCGGCCCGCCGAGGAACGACAGCACGCCTGGGCGCGACTGGCCGAGGACATCGATCCCGCCCTGCTCGGCGAGATCTCACGGGATATCCGTCTGAGCGATGCGCTGGACGCCTCCGAGCAGCTTCTGGAAGGCGCCATACGCGGCCGGCTGGTCGTGGACGTCAATGGCTGA
- a CDS encoding CPBP family intramembrane glutamic endopeptidase — translation MITARPVYQRPLFQILFGLLMFALYLGSQFLSVWVLQHVLSDASFAALMQSYGFAVLLAPSLALMLAGFWTWRRWCSLSPTLVGHFTTGDVARGIGLVLLIQGLAAAISLWLDMAPEAFMSSLYDGKSLFQSIVMVACVLIWAPVIEELAFRHFLIARIDDQTRGWRVGLLVTFSALCFAGLHMFQYHHTLTFAALLGWGLVLGYYRWRTGGLLLPMLLHAFISSIGLIGALFQS, via the coding sequence ATGATCACCGCCCGCCCTGTGTATCAACGCCCGCTGTTTCAAATTCTGTTTGGCCTTTTGATGTTTGCCCTCTATCTGGGCAGCCAGTTTCTGAGCGTATGGGTACTACAGCATGTCCTGAGTGATGCCTCATTTGCAGCGCTGATGCAAAGCTATGGCTTTGCAGTGCTTCTGGCGCCGTCATTGGCACTGATGCTCGCAGGGTTTTGGACATGGCGACGCTGGTGCTCCCTGAGCCCCACGCTGGTCGGACACTTCACGACCGGTGATGTGGCCCGGGGCATCGGCCTGGTATTGCTGATTCAGGGTCTGGCCGCCGCGATCAGTCTCTGGCTGGACATGGCACCCGAGGCGTTCATGAGCTCGCTGTATGACGGTAAAAGCCTGTTTCAGAGCATTGTCATGGTGGCCTGTGTACTGATCTGGGCACCCGTCATCGAAGAACTGGCCTTTCGACACTTCCTGATCGCGCGCATCGATGATCAAACGCGCGGCTGGCGCGTGGGGCTTTTGGTCACATTCAGCGCGCTATGTTTTGCCGGGCTGCACATGTTCCAGTACCACCACACGCTCACCTTCGCAGCCCTTCTGGGCTGGGGGTTGGTGCTGGGCTACTACCGCTGGCGCACCGGCGGGCTCCTGCTGCCGATGCTGCTGCACGCCTTCATCTCCAGCATTGGCCTTATCGGCGCGCTGTTTCAGAGCTGA
- a CDS encoding membrane-bound PQQ-dependent dehydrogenase, glucose/quinate/shikimate family: MGTSSGNERRRDIALLLVGALVALVGLALIVGGAWLAIVGGSWYYLLAGIGMLLAGGLLIRRRRTGVVLYALVFIGSLLWAAWESGLDYWRWIPRMDVVLILAILVALVAWRTIDGPSRRTSLFSAGGLTLVLAGAGTLAFLPHNFSHSGDVPGPQSASLATNTGSAQPADQPARGDWAAYGGDNAATRYTSLDQITPDNVGKLEKAWTYRTGDLLDHRWGAETTPLKIGNSVYLCTSRNILISLNAATGEERWRHDPQVSEDAIPYTAACRGVTYYQVPENAPIQDDSTDTNRTTALSDDSAASSDDGAEGVVAASSSDGAQQCRTRIFSGTLDGRIIAVDAETGKPCTGFGDNGQVDIKQNMGETPPGYVSINSAPVIVDDVLVTGHQVLDGQRRYPPSGVIKGYNAVTGELEWAWDAGRPDRSEPLSGDETYVRGSPNMWTTAVGDNNLGLVYLPMANSAADYWSSSRTPAENEWASSLVALDVTTGLPKWKFQTAHKDVWDYDPGSQPTLIDFPTDNGRVPAVVMPTKQGGIYVFDRRSGELLGGGAEERLVPQGGVEPEQRSKTQPYSLYHTLEQPKLTERDMWGMSPFDQMFCRIQFQNASYKGMYTPPTADQHWVEYTGYNGGSDWGSIAIDPERGVLIANYNDMPNHNILVPREKANEYGWKPREEMASDDGGAEGAGDPQANTPYAVNVNAGWRVPYTGLLCKEPPYGHIRAVDVASGNTLWDRPLGTARANGPWGIRSGLPINIGTPNNGGSAVTAGGLIFIAAATDDLIRAIDIESGETLWSAPLPAGGQANPLVYEANGREYLMIVATGHHFMETPSGDYVLTYALPQ; this comes from the coding sequence ATGGGAACATCTTCAGGAAACGAACGGCGACGCGATATTGCGTTGCTACTGGTCGGCGCGCTGGTCGCGCTGGTCGGACTGGCACTGATCGTCGGCGGCGCCTGGCTGGCGATCGTTGGCGGCTCCTGGTATTACCTGCTGGCCGGCATCGGTATGCTGCTCGCCGGCGGGCTTTTGATCCGGCGACGTCGCACCGGCGTTGTGCTCTACGCTCTGGTCTTTATTGGCTCACTGCTGTGGGCGGCCTGGGAGTCGGGACTGGATTACTGGCGCTGGATTCCGCGCATGGATGTGGTACTGATCCTTGCCATTCTGGTGGCGCTGGTGGCCTGGCGCACTATTGATGGCCCGTCCCGGCGCACCTCCCTGTTTTCCGCCGGCGGGCTGACGCTGGTGCTGGCCGGGGCCGGGACGCTCGCGTTTTTGCCGCACAATTTCTCGCACTCAGGTGACGTGCCCGGGCCGCAGTCGGCATCGCTTGCCACGAATACCGGCAGCGCTCAGCCAGCCGACCAGCCGGCACGCGGTGACTGGGCGGCCTACGGCGGTGACAATGCCGCCACCCGTTATACCTCGCTGGATCAGATCACGCCCGACAACGTCGGCAAGCTGGAAAAGGCCTGGACCTATCGCACCGGGGATCTGCTCGACCATCGCTGGGGTGCCGAGACCACGCCGCTAAAAATCGGCAACAGCGTCTATCTGTGCACCTCGCGCAATATCCTGATCTCGCTGAACGCAGCCACCGGTGAAGAGCGCTGGCGCCATGACCCGCAGGTCTCCGAAGATGCCATCCCCTACACCGCGGCCTGTCGCGGGGTCACGTACTATCAGGTGCCGGAAAACGCCCCGATACAGGATGACAGCACAGACACAAACCGCACGACGGCCCTGAGCGATGATAGCGCCGCATCCTCTGATGACGGTGCCGAAGGCGTTGTGGCCGCCTCGTCAAGTGACGGCGCGCAGCAGTGCCGGACGCGCATTTTCTCGGGCACGCTGGATGGTCGCATCATTGCCGTGGATGCCGAGACCGGCAAGCCCTGTACCGGGTTTGGCGATAACGGCCAGGTCGATATCAAGCAGAACATGGGCGAGACCCCGCCGGGCTATGTCTCGATCAACTCGGCCCCGGTGATTGTCGATGACGTGCTGGTCACCGGCCATCAGGTGCTCGACGGTCAGCGTCGCTATCCGCCCTCCGGCGTGATCAAGGGCTATAACGCCGTGACCGGCGAACTCGAATGGGCCTGGGATGCCGGCCGGCCGGATCGCAGCGAGCCGCTCAGCGGTGACGAGACCTACGTGCGCGGCTCGCCCAACATGTGGACCACCGCCGTGGGCGACAACAATCTGGGACTGGTCTATCTGCCGATGGCCAACTCCGCGGCGGACTACTGGAGCAGCTCGCGCACGCCGGCCGAGAACGAATGGGCCAGCTCGCTGGTGGCGCTGGATGTCACCACCGGGCTGCCGAAGTGGAAGTTTCAGACCGCACACAAGGACGTCTGGGACTACGACCCCGGCTCCCAGCCGACGCTGATCGACTTTCCCACCGATAACGGCCGCGTGCCGGCGGTGGTCATGCCGACCAAGCAGGGCGGCATCTACGTCTTTGATCGTCGCAGCGGCGAACTGCTTGGCGGCGGCGCCGAGGAGCGCTTGGTCCCGCAGGGTGGGGTGGAACCCGAGCAGCGCTCGAAAACCCAGCCCTATTCGCTCTATCACACCCTTGAGCAGCCCAAGCTGACCGAGCGCGACATGTGGGGCATGTCACCCTTTGATCAGATGTTCTGTCGCATCCAGTTTCAGAACGCCAGCTATAAAGGCATGTACACGCCGCCGACTGCCGATCAGCACTGGGTCGAGTACACCGGCTACAACGGCGGTTCGGACTGGGGCAGCATCGCGATCGACCCGGAACGCGGCGTGCTGATCGCCAACTACAACGACATGCCCAACCACAACATTCTCGTGCCGCGTGAGAAGGCCAATGAGTACGGCTGGAAACCGCGCGAAGAGATGGCCAGTGACGACGGCGGCGCCGAAGGGGCAGGAGACCCTCAGGCCAACACGCCCTACGCCGTCAACGTCAACGCCGGCTGGCGCGTGCCCTACACCGGCCTGCTCTGCAAGGAGCCGCCCTACGGCCATATTCGCGCTGTCGATGTCGCCTCCGGCAACACGCTGTGGGACCGCCCGCTGGGCACCGCCCGTGCCAACGGCCCCTGGGGCATCCGCTCAGGCCTGCCGATCAACATCGGCACGCCCAACAACGGCGGCTCGGCCGTCACCGCGGGCGGTCTGATCTTCATTGCCGCGGCGACCGATGACCTGATTCGGGCCATCGACATTGAAAGCGGTGAAACGCTGTGGAGCGCACCGCTACCGGCAGGTGGTCAGGCCAATCCGCTGGTGTATGAAGCCAACGGACGCGAATATCTGATGATTGTCGCCACCGGCCACCACTTCATGGAAACGCCGTCAGGGGATTACGTGCTGACCTATGCACTGCCGCAGTAG
- a CDS encoding response regulator has translation MSAERPCILIVDDEFQIRRFLRISLASQGHDVIEAATGGEGLVRAIGDQPDLVLLDLGLPDIDGFEVLQAIRSQSGVPVMVVSVRASEREKVACLDAGASDYVTKPFGIQEFLARVRAALRSRGATVASGPARPLSIGGLSVDLETRRITLNDEPVRLTPREFSVLTRLAEHPGRVITQTQLLREIWGPVHERDTHYLRIVISRLRQKLGDDPEQPRLIQTEAGVGYRLSAPD, from the coding sequence ATGAGCGCTGAGCGCCCCTGCATTCTGATCGTTGATGACGAGTTCCAGATTCGCCGCTTTCTGCGCATCAGTCTGGCTTCTCAGGGCCATGACGTGATCGAGGCGGCGACCGGGGGTGAGGGGCTGGTGCGCGCCATCGGCGATCAGCCGGATCTGGTTCTGCTGGATCTCGGCCTGCCGGACATCGACGGGTTTGAGGTGCTTCAGGCGATTCGCTCGCAAAGTGGCGTGCCGGTCATGGTGGTATCGGTACGCGCCTCGGAGCGTGAAAAGGTCGCCTGTCTGGATGCCGGTGCCAGTGACTATGTGACCAAGCCCTTCGGCATTCAGGAGTTTCTCGCGCGCGTGCGTGCGGCGCTGCGTTCAAGGGGGGCCACCGTAGCGTCTGGCCCTGCTCGTCCGCTCAGCATCGGTGGGCTGTCCGTCGATCTGGAGACGCGGCGCATTACCCTGAACGATGAGCCGGTTCGGCTGACCCCGCGGGAGTTTTCGGTGCTGACACGGCTGGCCGAACACCCGGGACGGGTGATCACCCAGACCCAGCTGCTGCGCGAGATCTGGGGGCCGGTGCACGAGCGTGATACGCACTATCTGCGCATCGTGATCAGCCGGCTGCGCCAGAAGCTGGGGGATGACCCCGAGCAGCCCCGCCTGATTCAGACCGAGGCCGGCGTCGGCTATCGACTGTCGGCGCCGGACTAA
- a CDS encoding sensor histidine kinase, which yields MTSTIDETSTRPDPDALLTTARREARGGLRIFLGAAPGVGKTFAMLRTAGERLAEGEDIVLGVIESHGREETERLCDGLERLALTTRTHHGQHFREFDLDAALARAPAVVLVDELAHRNIPGGRHARRYQDIEELLDAGIDVWTTLNVQHIESLNDAVARITGIRMRETVPDALIQRARDISLIDLTPDELIQRLRQGRVYVPEQARAALEGFFSVTNLTALRELALQTMAERIDGDVRNVMGARGVAGPWPVRPRILVALSGRAEDATLVRAAHRMAEHRGVRWRAVHIDTGRASPLVRLELERSAQLIERLGGEVVVLPGQHRVAELLDYARHHNMTTLMIGRGRPRGWRFWHRSLGRRLLREARAFDLLIVGDDQRTTRPPRFKRPLSPLQRQEWLHPILIIGASLGLSLLMDQVLALANLSLVFLTGVLVTATVSGTRAAMFSAVLGTLLYNFFFTEPRLSLAMIQRDQLLTVFFFFVVAMIGGQLAGRARRQLIALRASRDQTRRLLQFSRALAAAPDQDSVRATGVTALADWLEVPTVYLARDAGDETLQVLAAHPSGVVLDSVARQAADWTWHHQRPSGHGSQTLSGQRWRFIALIEKSRILGVVGLALGDQRAPPPYDQEVLIDTLVSQLGMALARTRLVSDLGAARLAEENERLRSALLSSVSHDLRTPLASIIGAAGALRSLDDQLSVRDKQELLDGVLSESERLDRYIQNLLDMTRLGHGTLKIERDWVTLADLVNAALARLSTALNDLTLVRDWPEDLPLLYVHPALLEQALVNVIENAIRFSPTDGRIVIRAVYQGDALVIRISDDGPGIPEALREQVFDMFFTGGEGDRGRHGSGLGLAICRGMVGAHGGSINAEANPDGRGTCIVIHLPLVDRHDHATPGPDDVSIDPRSFTDQRQAHER from the coding sequence ATGACCAGTACCATTGATGAGACGTCAACGCGTCCCGACCCGGATGCGCTGTTGACCACCGCGCGTCGCGAGGCGCGCGGTGGCCTTCGAATCTTTCTGGGGGCGGCGCCTGGCGTGGGCAAGACCTTTGCCATGCTGCGCACGGCCGGTGAACGCCTGGCCGAGGGTGAGGACATCGTACTCGGGGTCATCGAATCCCATGGCCGCGAGGAGACCGAGCGGCTGTGTGACGGCCTCGAGCGGCTGGCGCTGACCACGCGGACGCATCACGGCCAGCATTTTCGCGAATTTGACCTTGATGCGGCGCTGGCCCGCGCGCCGGCCGTGGTGCTGGTCGATGAACTGGCCCATCGCAATATTCCGGGCGGGCGTCATGCCCGGCGCTATCAGGATATCGAGGAGCTGCTGGACGCCGGCATCGATGTCTGGACCACCCTGAACGTGCAGCACATTGAAAGTCTCAACGACGCCGTGGCCCGCATTACCGGCATTCGCATGCGCGAGACCGTGCCGGACGCGCTGATCCAGCGGGCGCGCGACATCTCCCTGATCGATCTGACGCCCGATGAGCTGATTCAGCGGCTCAGGCAGGGCCGGGTCTACGTGCCCGAGCAGGCCCGTGCGGCGCTGGAAGGGTTTTTCAGCGTCACCAACCTGACGGCGCTGCGCGAGCTGGCCCTGCAGACCATGGCCGAGCGCATCGATGGGGATGTGCGCAATGTCATGGGCGCGCGGGGTGTCGCCGGCCCCTGGCCGGTGCGGCCCCGGATTCTGGTCGCGCTCTCGGGGCGGGCCGAGGATGCCACCCTGGTGCGGGCGGCGCATCGCATGGCCGAGCACCGCGGCGTGCGCTGGCGCGCCGTACACATCGATACCGGGCGGGCCTCACCGCTGGTGCGCCTGGAGCTTGAGCGCAGCGCGCAGCTGATCGAGCGGCTGGGGGGCGAGGTGGTGGTGCTGCCGGGCCAGCACCGCGTGGCGGAGCTTTTGGACTATGCCCGCCACCACAACATGACCACGCTGATGATCGGCCGGGGGCGGCCGCGTGGCTGGCGGTTCTGGCATCGCTCGCTGGGCCGGCGGCTGCTGCGGGAGGCGCGCGCGTTTGATCTGTTGATCGTGGGCGATGATCAACGCACCACACGTCCGCCTCGATTCAAACGCCCCCTGTCGCCCCTGCAGCGTCAGGAATGGCTGCACCCGATCCTCATCATCGGGGCAAGCCTGGGGCTGTCGCTGTTGATGGATCAGGTGCTGGCGCTGGCCAATCTGTCGCTGGTCTTTCTCACCGGCGTGCTGGTGACGGCGACCGTCAGCGGCACCCGGGCGGCCATGTTCAGTGCCGTGCTGGGGACGCTGCTCTACAACTTCTTTTTTACCGAGCCGCGGCTGAGCCTGGCCATGATCCAGCGCGATCAGCTCTTGACGGTCTTTTTCTTTTTCGTGGTGGCGATGATCGGCGGTCAGCTGGCAGGGCGTGCCCGGCGACAGCTGATCGCCCTGCGGGCCAGCCGGGATCAGACCCGGCGGCTGTTGCAGTTTTCCCGCGCGTTGGCCGCCGCGCCCGATCAGGACAGCGTGCGCGCCACCGGCGTGACCGCGCTGGCTGACTGGCTCGAGGTGCCGACCGTCTATCTGGCGCGGGATGCCGGTGATGAGACCCTGCAGGTGCTGGCCGCCCACCCGAGCGGAGTGGTGCTGGACAGCGTGGCCCGCCAGGCCGCCGACTGGACCTGGCATCATCAGCGTCCCAGCGGTCACGGTTCCCAGACGCTTTCCGGCCAGCGCTGGCGCTTTATTGCACTTATCGAGAAGTCGCGCATTCTGGGGGTGGTCGGGCTGGCGCTGGGGGATCAGCGTGCGCCGCCGCCGTATGATCAGGAGGTGCTGATCGACACCCTGGTCAGTCAGCTGGGCATGGCGCTGGCGCGGACCCGGCTGGTCAGCGATCTGGGCGCCGCCCGGCTGGCGGAGGAGAACGAGCGCCTGCGCTCGGCGCTGCTCTCCTCGGTCTCTCATGATCTGCGCACGCCGCTGGCCTCGATCATCGGTGCGGCCGGCGCGCTGCGCTCACTGGACGATCAGCTCTCGGTCCGGGACAAACAGGAGCTGCTGGATGGGGTGCTCAGCGAAAGCGAACGGCTGGATCGCTACATCCAGAACCTGCTGGACATGACGCGTCTGGGCCACGGCACGCTTAAAATCGAGCGGGACTGGGTGACGCTGGCGGACCTGGTCAATGCCGCCCTGGCGCGACTGAGCACCGCGTTGAACGATCTGACACTGGTGCGGGACTGGCCGGAGGATCTGCCGCTGCTCTATGTCCACCCGGCGCTTCTGGAGCAGGCGCTGGTCAACGTGATCGAAAATGCCATCCGCTTTTCGCCGACCGATGGGCGGATTGTCATCCGCGCCGTATATCAGGGCGATGCGCTGGTGATCCGGATCAGCGATGATGGCCCCGGGATTCCCGAAGCGCTGCGCGAGCAGGTCTTTGACATGTTCTTTACCGGCGGCGAGGGTGATCGCGGCCGCCACGGCAGCGGTCTGGGACTGGCCATTTGCCGCGGCATGGTCGGCGCCCATGGTGGCAGTATCAACGCCGAGGCGAACCCTGACGGCCGCGGCACCTGCATCGTGATCCATCTGCCGCTGGTGGACAGGCATGATCACGCCACCCCCGGCCCAGACGATGTCTCCATTGATCCGCGATCCTTCACTGACCAGAGACAAGCCCATGAGCGCTGA
- the kdpC gene encoding potassium-transporting ATPase subunit KdpC produces the protein MNDAWMIRPVLLSSLRLMVVLAALLGLLYPFVTTTLGGALFPFQAEGSVLHDARGQAVGSALVGQSFEGAQYFHGRPSAVANDPMSVGGSNLAAGNGALRERAAQEADRLAARDGLVIGEIPVDLLAASGSGIDPHISPKAALVQVARVSQARGLTPETVKQAVEAATEYRGLLGEPAVNVLRLNLALAAMPSAGVTQDVR, from the coding sequence ATGAACGATGCATGGATGATTCGCCCGGTTCTGCTCTCTTCGCTGCGCCTGATGGTCGTGCTGGCCGCGCTGCTGGGGCTTTTATATCCCTTCGTGACCACCACGCTGGGCGGTGCGCTGTTCCCCTTTCAGGCCGAGGGCAGCGTGCTGCATGATGCCCGGGGACAGGCGGTGGGGTCGGCGCTGGTGGGTCAGTCGTTTGAAGGCGCACAATACTTTCACGGCCGGCCCTCGGCGGTCGCCAATGACCCCATGAGTGTGGGCGGCTCCAACCTGGCCGCCGGCAATGGCGCCCTGCGCGAGCGGGCAGCGCAGGAGGCCGACCGGCTCGCGGCGCGGGATGGACTGGTGATCGGCGAGATTCCGGTGGATCTGCTGGCCGCGTCGGGTTCGGGGATCGATCCACACATTTCGCCAAAGGCGGCGCTCGTTCAGGTGGCGCGGGTCAGTCAGGCCCGGGGGCTGACGCCCGAGACGGTGAAACAGGCTGTCGAGGCGGCAACCGAATACAGGGGCCTTTTGGGCGAGCCGGCCGTTAACGTGCTGCGTTTGAATCTGGCACTGGCGGCCATGCCGTCTGCCGGGGTGACACAGGATGTGCGATGA